The Seriola aureovittata isolate HTS-2021-v1 ecotype China chromosome 12, ASM2101889v1, whole genome shotgun sequence genome window below encodes:
- the LOC130178489 gene encoding mitogen-activated protein kinase kinase kinase 20-like has translation MSSPGSSFVQIKHEDLLFYENCGGGSFGSVYRALWISQDKEVAVKKLLKIDKEAEILSVLSHKNIIQFYGAVLESPNYGIVTEYASAGSLYEYLSSEQSEEMDMEQIMTWAIQIAKGMHYLHAEAPVKVIHRDLKSRNVVMTADKVLKICDFGASKFLSHTTHMTVVGTFPWMAPEVIQSLPVSETCDTYSYGVVLWEMLTREVPFKGFEGLQVAWLVVEKQERLTIPTSCPASFAELMRKCWQADPKERPQFKQVLVTLETMSNDSRLPDQCNSFLHNKDQWRCEIESTLERLRKLERELYSKEKELEERERRLKLWEERLMERSNMTPSPTSLLMERSNISPFFSSGSFFRSHSQDSNSTGVSSAGVSCLLRTLSNGDTERGSSAVLERGMGSLDSGRLHAMLRGLQGRFGEEDEEEEGSVEEKGWGQRERDDSGSMEGGRVQVTLRSFPGGVVEREERTWEEGDRERGGMQRSRVTTIVRGYSGGFGEAEGEREKEGGWEIEKLGDRLNERGMEGGIEGGRLPTMFKGLHGSLGGLGDMLSLDMDDMGEMERLGDMDMDMNMGDLGVKVVGHGARSELGVRGRRSDVGVVVQGVRGDVSEAISQKIRGEVGVIGHSGVQVSMRASSNQNSVKSCSVRHGTKINMATAAMDMMELDWSDSD, from the exons ATGTCGTCCCCTGGCTCGTCGTTTGTGCAGATAAAGCATGAGGACCTGCTTTTCTATGAGAACTGTGGAGGAGGCAGTTTCGGGAGCGTCTACAGAGCCCTCTGGATATCCCAGGACAAGGAAGTGGCTGTGAAGAAGCTTCTGAAGATTGACAAAGAG GCTGAGATTCTCAGTGTCCTGAGCCATAAGAACATCATTCAGTTTTATGGAGCCGTGCTGGAATCTCCCAACTATGGCATTGTCACAG AATATGCTAGTGCAGGGTCTCTGTACGAGTACCTTTCCAGTGAGCAGAGTGAGGAGATGGACATGGAGCAGATCATGACATGGGCCATACAGATAGCTAAAG GGATGCATTACCTCCATGCAGAAGCTCCAGTCAAAGTCATTCACAGAGACCTCAAGTCACGGAACG TGGTGATGACAGCAGACAAAGTGCTGAAG ATTTGTGATTTTGGGGCATCTAAGTTCCTCTCCCACACCACCCACATGACGGTGGTGGGCACTTTCCCCTGGATGGCTCCTGAAGTCATTCAGAGCCTGCCTGTGTCTGAGACCTGCGACACCTACTCCTATGGGGTG GTGCTATGGGAGATGCTGACTCGGGAGGTTCCTTTCAAAGGCTTCGAAGGGCTGCAGGTTGCATGGCTGGTGGTGGAAAAACAAGag AGGCTGACCATCCCCACCAGCTGTCCAGCAAGTTTTGCTGAGCTGATGAGAAAATGCTGGCAAGCAGACCCAAAG GAGCGTCCACAGTTTAAGCAGGTgctggtaaccctggagacgaTGTCTAACGACAGCAGACTACCGGACCAGTGTAACTCTTTCCTACATAACAAGGACCAGtggag GTGTGAAATTGAGTCGACCCTGGAGCGGCTTCGGAAGCTGGAGAGGGAACTTTACTCCAAagagaaggagctggaggagagggagaggaggctcAAACTGTGGGAGGAGAGGCTGATGGAGAGGTCCAACATGACTCCCAGTCCGACCTCCCTTCTCATGGAGCGCTCAAACATCTCACCA TTCTTCAGTTCTGGTTCTTTCTTCCGCTCGCACTCTCAGGACTCCAACAGTACAGGGGTTAGCAGTGCTGGTGTCAGCTGTCTCCTCCGCACCCTCAGCAACGGAGACACGGAGAGGGGGAGCAGTGCGGTGCTTGAGAGGGGGATGGGGTCACTCGACAGCGGGAGGCTACACGCAATGCTCCGAGGGTTGCAGGGGAGGTTcggagaggaggacgaggaggaggaaggaagcgTGGAGGAAAAAGGCTGGggccagagggagagagatgataGTGGGAGtatggagggaggaagagtgCAGGTGACGCTCCGGAGCTTCCCAGGTGGTGtagtggagagggaggagaggacatGGGAAGAAggggacagggagagaggaggcatGCAGCGGAGCAGGGTGACGACCATAGTGCGCGGATACTCAGGTGGGTTTGGAGAGGCAGAAGGGgaaagggagaaggagggaggatgggAGATAGAAAAGCTCGGGGACAGGCTCAATGAGAGaggaatggagggagggatTGAAGGAGGGCGGCTCCCGACCATGTTCAAGGGCCTCCATGGGAGTTTGGGGGGCTTGGGGGACATGCTGTCCTTAGACATGGATGACATGGGGGAGATGGAGAGACTAGGTGACATGGACATGGACATGAACATGGGTGACCTGGGAGTGAAAGTGGTAGGTCATGGAGCCAGGAGTGAGCTTGGGGTCAGGGGTCGCAGGAGTGACGTGGGGGTCGTTGTCCAGGGAGTCAGAGGTGACGTCAGCGAGGCCATCAGCCAAAAGATTAGAGGTGAGGTAGGGGTCATCGGCCATTCGGGGGTGCAAGTGAGCATGCGGGCTTCGTCCAATCAGAACTCTGTGAAGAGCTGCAGTGTGCGGCATGGAACCAAGATCAACATGGCTACTGCAGCCATGGACATGATGGAGCTCGACTGGTCTGACAGTGACtag